acaaattcaTATAATTCTATAGTTaatgatatttttcaaattaaacttgggtttttggttaaaaactaAAGCATTCACATAAATAAGTtccaaacaaaatcataatcATGAAAAAAATGGCACTCTCCCCTTCCCCTTGTACAATGATGTACACATTTGTTTAATTTACAATCTAAGatttatttatagtaaaattaattaaacttaTAATTACTctattatatatacatttaatGGAATGAAACTCTACTCTAaggatccgtttggataccacttattttgctaaaaactgaaaactgaaaacgttataacaaaataatttttaaatttgtgaataGTATtatgagacccatttttaatgaaagttttgttgaaaaaagaggtttgtgggtcccgtgaacagtgcacgaaaCCTACTGACAGACACATTCCTGTGAAAGTTTTGCTGGTCAAAGAGGTACTGGGTCCCGTGCATAGTGCACGATACCCACTGATAGTAACGTGTCCCACGTGAAATGCGGATCtcaataaaaaaaggaaaacgcaaCATGGAGAAACGCAATCCAAATGCATACTATGTATCCGTTTGGATACTGAGGTTTGTGCGTCTgtgttttctcctttttttttttttagaagtgtgTTTCTCAAACTTTATTTCACATCAATGGGTCCCGTGCATTGTTCACGAGACccacaaatctctttttttaacaactttttcattaaaaatggctcctatggtactattcacacatttaaaaattattttgttacaatatttttagttttcaatttttaacaatatccaaacagacctaaGTTTAtgagattctaaaaaaaaaaaaaaaaattagaacagtTGGAGCTCAGCACGCACGTTTGGAGGTTAGCACGAACGTCAGCACTTACgtttgaacctttttttttttttttaaatagaagtCACTGCGATAGTTGCTGATTATGTATTTAAGGAACTCTATTTTCCTTTGTTTGACACTTAGAAATACACTAAGATATATAGTCTAACTCTCTGCTTTTCttcttcagtcaaaaaaaaactCTGCTTTTCTTTAACCCATTGACCCACTAATCATTTGAAATTATCTCCGAATGGCTCaaaaaagcaagattttgataATTGGAGGGACTGGATACATTGGAAAATACATAGTGGAGGAAAGTGCGAAAGCTGGGCACCCCACTTTTGCATTGGTCAGAGAAAACACAACTTCTAATCCTGAAAAGTCTAAGCTCATCGAGAGCTTCAAGAGCTCTGGAGTGACACTTCTCTATGTATGTACAAAGTCTAGTTCTCCACAACTTGCGTGTGTGTTTAATTCTTTGTCTTAGTATATTGATCTTGAAAGTCATGCGATTGTTTCACAGGGAGACATATATCATCATGAAAGCTTGGTGAAGGCAATCAAGCAAGCTGATGTAGTGATCTGTGCACTTGGATCACCAGAACAGATAGCTGATCAAGTGAAGATTGTTGCTGCCATCAAAGAAGCTGGAAATATCAAGGCAAGGCATACATCTTccaaaaaactttttaatatttttccttattattattattattattattttttgtttgttttggtaaaGTGGTTTTTTTAGTTCTAACAACTTTTGACCTTTGTATCAAATAGTCcttttactttaaaataaattccTCAATCCCcactatttttaaaattgtttcaaaaagatatttattaccataaaataattatatgaaaATTACTGATGTGAAGAATGGAATTCATGCCATGTCATAGGTCCATATCCTCAAATTGACCTCAACTTCATTAACTTCGTTTATTATGTCAGTAATTTACTTCTACCAAATGGTGGTAATGACTTTTTTGGAAGCATGTTAAAGCAAAAATCAAAAGTTGATGAACAAATATGCAATTTAACTTCTTATGTTTGCTATTTGGCTAGTAATTCTTGAATTAAACTAGAAATTAAGAAATTTGCATTATATACAATGAAATATTAGTGGGTTTCAGAGGTTCTTCCCATCTGAGTTTGGAACTGATTTCGATCGTGTCCATGCGGTCGAGCCAGCTGCACATTTTTTCGGGGTCAAGGCCAGTGTGAGGAGATCAATCGAGGCTGAAGGAATTCCATATACCTACCTTGTGTCCAATGGCTTTGCTGGCTACTTTTTACCCAACTTGGGAAATGTACTTAAAAGTGCCACAGCTCCTCCTAGGGACAAAGTAGAAATAATTGGAGATGGAAACCCCAAAGGTATTAGCATAAAATTCAATTATCTTTCTCTTTAAACTTGTCGAGACTTTCTCATTTGCTTATGTATGTATGCGCGTGCATGTGTGTGCCATTTACTAGATTTAACTCAACTAGATCAACTACTTTTGTTGAAGATGAGAAAGTAATTGTAATTTTCCATGTTGACAGTAATTTTTGTCAAGGAAGAAGATATTGCGACTTACACCATAAAAGCAGTGGACGATCCAAGAACCTTAAACAAGATCGTCTATCTTAGACCccctgaaaatattttgtccATCAATGAGATTGTCTCCCTATGGGAAAAGAAGATTGGCAAGACCCTTGAGAAGACTTATCTTTTAGAggatcaacttctgaagaaaaTCCAAGGTTAGTAAGAACAATTTCACCTGTTGATTTATAGTGTTTGCTTATGGATCTATTTTGGTTTGGATCATATATCTCCTCCTTGATCCCTTAGACGTGTGAGTTTTTTCGATCTAATTTGTTAGGATAATCCTTGTTACCTCATTTGTAATTAGGATAATTATTCGGAGAGTTgaatcttctttttcatttctttgtaCTGTTAGTCAAACCAGTTAACCGTAACACCAAAGATTCACATACTAGAGacaatgctaaaaaaatttaattagaagtGACTATGTACACATTAGTTGTAACCAAGAAGCTGTATTTGACTATTTGTTTGGATGACTGACTTCACTTCATCAATATTTAGTAGTGCATAAATTGTTTGATTt
This DNA window, taken from Quercus robur chromosome 2, dhQueRobu3.1, whole genome shotgun sequence, encodes the following:
- the LOC126713395 gene encoding phenylcoumaran benzylic ether reductase Betv6-like, whose product is MAQKSKILIIGGTGYIGKYIVEESAKAGHPTFALVRENTTSNPEKSKLIESFKSSGVTLLYGDIYHHESLVKAIKQADVVICALGSPEQIADQVKIVAAIKEAGNIKRFFPSEFGTDFDRVHAVEPAAHFFGVKASVRRSIEAEGIPYTYLVSNGFAGYFLPNLGNVLKSATAPPRDKVEIIGDGNPKVIFVKEEDIATYTIKAVDDPRTLNKIVYLRPPENILSINEIVSLWEKKIGKTLEKTYLLEDQLLKKIQESSSPLNLNLSIVHSAFVKGDLTNFEIKASFGVEASELYPEVKYTTVDEYLDQFV